The Christiangramia flava JLT2011 genome has a segment encoding these proteins:
- a CDS encoding glycosyltransferase family 4 protein, whose translation MRFSVFTHAEHYFYEGLIYSYGPYVREMNYWISEFDEIHIIAPFTEKKPEKIDTAYHHSDIQFKNIPNLHYKENPFFQNLRKSFFVLQSCFRGMKNTDHIHLRCPGNVGMLALLVSSLFPKKPKTIKYAGNWDPESEQPLSYRFQKWWLSNTFLTRNAKVLVYGNWGNQSKNIIPFFTASFSESEKILEEKHFKPPFRFLFCGSLVEGKRPLLAAEIIHNLYKSGFEVSLGMYGDGPERIKITGYIENNDLEEVIKLHGNQSQETLIEAYKEAHFCILPSKSEGWPKALAEGMFFGCIPIGTEISCVPWMLGRGLRGILIPSTSYRSFYKEDIVLNTSNKISELLKDGKEMKLMSKKAQEWSQKYTLEKFRNEIHKLL comes from the coding sequence ATGAGATTTTCGGTATTCACTCATGCCGAACATTATTTTTACGAAGGACTCATCTATTCTTATGGGCCTTACGTGAGGGAAATGAACTATTGGATCTCAGAGTTTGATGAAATACACATCATAGCCCCTTTTACTGAAAAAAAGCCAGAAAAGATTGATACTGCCTATCATCATTCAGATATTCAGTTCAAAAATATTCCCAATTTACATTATAAAGAAAATCCATTTTTTCAGAATCTTAGAAAAAGTTTTTTTGTGCTGCAGAGTTGTTTTAGGGGAATGAAGAATACAGATCATATTCATTTGCGCTGCCCCGGGAATGTGGGGATGCTTGCTTTGCTCGTTTCTTCTTTATTTCCAAAGAAGCCAAAGACCATAAAATATGCCGGCAACTGGGATCCAGAAAGCGAACAGCCTTTAAGTTATCGTTTTCAAAAATGGTGGCTTTCGAATACTTTTCTCACTAGAAATGCAAAAGTTCTGGTCTATGGAAATTGGGGAAATCAAAGTAAGAATATCATTCCATTTTTTACGGCCAGTTTTTCTGAATCGGAAAAAATACTGGAGGAAAAACATTTCAAACCACCCTTCAGATTTCTTTTTTGTGGCAGTTTAGTAGAAGGGAAACGTCCACTTTTGGCAGCTGAAATAATTCATAATCTTTATAAAAGCGGATTTGAAGTGAGCCTGGGTATGTATGGAGACGGACCAGAAAGGATTAAGATTACAGGTTATATTGAAAATAATGATCTGGAGGAGGTCATTAAATTACATGGGAACCAGTCCCAAGAGACTTTAATAGAAGCTTATAAAGAGGCACATTTCTGTATTTTGCCATCAAAGAGTGAAGGCTGGCCTAAAGCACTTGCCGAAGGTATGTTCTTTGGATGTATTCCGATTGGAACCGAAATTTCCTGTGTGCCTTGGATGCTCGGGAGAGGTTTACGCGGGATCCTTATTCCTTCTACTTCCTACAGATCTTTTTATAAAGAGGATATTGTTCTCAACACGAGTAATAAAATAAGTGAGTTACTCAAAGACGGGAAGGAAATGAAACTGATGTCGAAAAAAGCACAGGAATGGAGCCAGAAATATACCTTGGAGAAATTCAGAAATGAAATTCATAAGCTACTATGA
- a CDS encoding glycosyltransferase, whose translation MNILQLIDTLNPGGAERMAINYFKVLKKHTENSLLVVTREKGLLAEGISNDPGFYFLEKKNTFDLKALWRFKNILKKNKIDIVHAHGTSWFFAVLCKISGSDFKLIWHDHYGNSEFLKERPVRALKALSGCFDGIICVNQALKEWSKNRLQFKKELVFLPNFVLEEETGAKNLRGNEEYKLITVANLRLQKDHLNLLKAFDQLNERFSVSLHLFGCDYRDAYSEMLKREFEKREQVYYYGEVASVIPYLKSADIGVLSSRSEGLPVALIEYGLAGIAVVSTEVGEVKNMMNDLAKLVPANNSIALSKAISVYLQNSEARKNDAQLLKKRIKELYSEASVLDEYLNFIPKF comes from the coding sequence ATGAATATACTTCAGCTTATAGATACTTTAAATCCCGGAGGAGCGGAAAGAATGGCCATAAATTATTTTAAGGTTCTTAAAAAGCATACCGAGAATTCTCTTTTAGTAGTGACGAGAGAGAAAGGTTTGTTAGCTGAGGGGATAAGTAATGATCCTGGTTTTTATTTTCTTGAGAAGAAAAACACTTTCGATCTAAAAGCTCTCTGGCGATTTAAGAATATTCTTAAAAAAAATAAAATAGATATTGTTCATGCCCATGGAACTTCGTGGTTCTTTGCCGTGCTATGTAAAATAAGCGGAAGCGATTTTAAGCTGATCTGGCATGATCACTATGGAAATAGTGAATTCCTGAAGGAGCGTCCTGTTAGAGCACTTAAGGCACTTTCAGGATGTTTTGACGGGATCATCTGTGTTAACCAAGCTTTGAAAGAATGGAGCAAAAACAGACTTCAGTTTAAAAAAGAACTTGTCTTTCTTCCAAATTTTGTTCTGGAAGAAGAGACAGGTGCAAAGAATTTAAGGGGGAATGAGGAATATAAGTTAATCACGGTTGCTAATTTAAGATTGCAAAAAGATCATTTGAATCTTCTAAAAGCATTTGACCAGCTCAATGAAAGATTTTCGGTCTCCCTGCATTTATTTGGATGCGATTACCGGGATGCCTATTCAGAAATGCTTAAAAGGGAATTTGAAAAACGAGAGCAGGTGTATTACTATGGAGAGGTAGCTTCAGTAATTCCCTATTTAAAATCTGCAGACATCGGAGTTCTTTCTTCCCGATCGGAAGGTCTTCCGGTAGCATTAATAGAATATGGACTTGCCGGTATTGCCGTGGTGAGTACAGAGGTGGGTGAGGTGAAAAATATGATGAATGATCTTGCTAAATTAGTGCCAGCTAATAATAGCATTGCATTATCAAAAGCTATAAGTGTCTATCTGCAGAATTCTGAAGCCAGGAAGAATGATGCCCAGCTCTTAAAGAAAC